AATACAAATCACAAATATTCATTGTTCTGCTTGTGTTTGGATCAATGAAAAAGTTTTAAATGAAGAGGAAGGAATCCTCTCGGCTCAAATCAATTTTGCCTCTGGGAGAGCCAGAGTCCGTTTTGATCGTACTAAAATCAAAATATCGCGAATCCTAACCCTCATCCGCGCCATTGGGTATAAACCCGTTCTCTTCTCTCCCACGGAAGGAACACTAGAAAAAACAAAACAACTGAAAACCCTACTCCTTCGTATCGGTGTGGCCGGGTTTTGTTTTGGAAATATTATGATCTTAAGTGTTGCCTTATATTCAGGATATTTCACTGGAATTGATTTGGATATCAAACGTCTCTTCCACTATGCCTCTTGGGTATTTGCCACTCCTGCTTATTTATATTCAGGATATCCTTTTATGTCTGGATTCTTAACAAGCATTAGACGGAGAACTCTGTCCATGGACTTCCTATTGTTTTTGGGAATTTCTATGGCCTATTTTTATTCTGTTTATGTAACACTCACTGATGTGGGCGAAGTCTATTTTGATTCAGTGGCAATGATTTACTTTTTTATTTTGATTGGAAAGTACTTCGAAGAGAAAGCCAGAGTTTTTGCTTCCGATAAATTGGAATCGATACTTTGTAAACTTCCGGAGACATCCATTCGAGTGACAGACTCAGGAGAAGAAACAATCTCTAGTAGTGAAATCAAAATTGGAGATAAAATCCGTGTGGCCCCCGGGAAACGAATTCCAGTGGATGCCATCTTGATCTCCGAACAAACTTATGTGGATGAATCCTTTCTTACTGGTGAGTCCTTACCAATTCGGAAAAAACAAGGGGACAATATCCTTGCAGGTTCTCTCGCCATGGATAATCCTGCTTTGATTGTTGCCGGTTCTGATTACCACGCCTCCACACTCTCTTCCCTTAAACTTCGCTTAGAAGAAGCACTGCATCTCAAACCAAAACTACAAATCCTTACCGAGAGAATTGCTTCGTATTTTATTACCGTTGTCTTTGGTCTTGCTTTCCTTTGTTTTTTTGTTTGGTATTATGTATCGGGTGGGAACTTAGAACAAAGCCTTGTCACAACTATTTCTGTTTTGATTGTTGCCTGCCCTTGTGCCTTGGGTATTTCAGTCCCTACAGCCCTTGTCACCAATCATATTCTCAATGCGGATAAAGGTGTACTCTTAAAAAATCCATCTGTTGTGGAAGCGCTAGCTAAGGCAAATACCATCTTTTTGGACAAAACAGGAACTCTGACCGAAGGTAAATTTTTAGTACGCCAAGTATCAGTGTCCGATGACCACCTACCACTTGTTTATCGAATCGAAAAAGAAGTGAACCATCCTTTAGCGAAATCACTTGTGAAGTATCTAGAACCTTTTAGCTCTGTTACCAAAAGAGCAGGATCCATCCAACTTCTCCATTTGGAAAACATCCCTGGCCAGTCTACGCGT
The sequence above is drawn from the Leptospira wolbachii serovar Codice str. CDC genome and encodes:
- a CDS encoding heavy metal translocating P-type ATPase, translating into MNESLSVLTKTECDHCGNPIRLVRIEAKVGDDTKVFCCEGCETVYSIINSLGGSYYYNLKGNTKLDPVRIEENDADLENELVYEKFVRKSGDHSEVSIQITNIHCSACVWINEKVLNEEEGILSAQINFASGRARVRFDRTKIKISRILTLIRAIGYKPVLFSPTEGTLEKTKQLKTLLLRIGVAGFCFGNIMILSVALYSGYFTGIDLDIKRLFHYASWVFATPAYLYSGYPFMSGFLTSIRRRTLSMDFLLFLGISMAYFYSVYVTLTDVGEVYFDSVAMIYFFILIGKYFEEKARVFASDKLESILCKLPETSIRVTDSGEETISSSEIKIGDKIRVAPGKRIPVDAILISEQTYVDESFLTGESLPIRKKQGDNILAGSLAMDNPALIVAGSDYHASTLSSLKLRLEEALHLKPKLQILTERIASYFITVVFGLAFLCFFVWYYVSGGNLEQSLVTTISVLIVACPCALGISVPTALVTNHILNADKGVLLKNPSVVEALAKANTIFLDKTGTLTEGKFLVRQVSVSDDHLPLVYRIEKEVNHPLAKSLVKYLEPFSSVTKRAGSIQLLHLENIPGQSTR